From the genome of Drosophila melanogaster chromosome 2L, one region includes:
- the CG8086 gene encoding uncharacterized protein, isoform J: MGGNVEQRPWTPTVRIGKIAAETTNPGPATVQLPTLIGSKVPDSKKKAAPSYSFGHKLGGKYDTSGPGPAQYNVTGMRAKGRDYPRAATLQSRPKELTRFSNPGPGEYDVVPAAKAVIDATPKYTFGQRPVALKTFQIPAPGAYCPEKVKLNKTPEFSFGIKHHEQRPDYTPAPGTYKPEQVVLEHIPAYSFGLKTKHIQVSDTPAPGAYSPEKSRLHSAPAYSIAGKASQDVVDCTPAPGAYEPEKCVLSRTPAFSFGHRAELAKSSDTPAPGTYNPEKVRLDHTPAFTLSGRPETRSVSETPAPGSYAPEKYRNDRTPAFTFGGKHEQRLESSTPAPGDYCPEKVRHDHNPAFSFAGRHDLHKPSDTPAPGAYDTEKVRQDHNPAFSFAGRHDLHKPSETPAPGAYSPEKVRQDHNPAFSMAGKHSQKVTSDSPAPGDYCPEKVRLDHTPAYSFGVKSDPKVENNTPAPGDYHPEKVRQDHNPAYSFAGRHDLQKPDNTPAPGAYFPEKVRLDHNPAFSMAGKYDAKVTNDTPAPGDYSPEKVRQDTNPAYSFAGRHDLHKPSETPAPGAYSPEKVRLDHNPAFTMAGKHDQKILNGTPAPGDYSPEKCRLDHTPAYSFGGKNDPKVENNTPAPGDYHPEKVRLDHNPAYSFAGRHDLQKPSDTPAPGAYSPEKVRQDHNPAFSMAGKPVEKLTNGTPAPGDYSPEKVRLNHTPAYTFGGKNDPKVENNTPAPGDYHPEKVRQDHNPAFSFAGRHDLHKPNDTPAPGAYCPEKVRQDHNPAFSMAGKYTQKVANDTPAPGDYSPEKVRLDHTPAYTFGGKNDPKVESNTPAPGDYHPEKVRQDHNPAFSFAGRHNLQKPSDTPAPGAYSPEKVRQDHNPAFTMAGKHDPKVSNDTPAPGDYSPEKVRLDYTPSFTFAGKNNPKVENDTPAPGDYHPEKVRQDHNPAFSFAGRHDLHKPSDTPAPGAYSPEKVRQDHNPAFSMAGKYIEKITNGTPAPGDYCPEKVRLDHTPAFTFGGKNDPKVENNTPAPGDYHPEKVRQDHVPAFSFAGRHDLHKPNETPAPGAYSPEKVRQDHNPAFTMAGKHDPKVTHDTPAPGDYHPEKVRLDHNPAFSFAGRHDLHKPSETPAPGDYFPEKVRQDFNPAFTFAGKHDPRSLSESPAPGDYSPEKVRLDHAPAFSFGGKHDPKTEHLHPAPCDYAPEKVRLDHTPAYTIAGRPAADHVSQTPAPCDYHPEQCQVDSTPAFTFGMRLGRERISDTPAPGHYHPEQCKLDSSPAYSFGLKTVPTASLPVRNNAECTTTTTNHTNNNAGSSTTTTTTTTTTTKTFINGVEQPELQKKETTKQVNGTHKELKSAPQAPLSNGNIVSNGNHSKMVSTTTRIQEVAHGQKESGNLKVVASGKSDASATKAAAVSHQTVVQADGAIVTSGQSSRMQTVKYAVEASSVQEKIISS, from the exons ATGGGCGGCAACGTGGAGCAGCGTCCTTGGACTCCAACTGTTAGGATCGGCAAGATCGCCGCCGAGACCACCAATCCGGGTCCAGCCACTGTCCAACTTCCAACCTTGATAG GCAGCAAAGTTCCCGACTCCAAGAAGAAGGCCGCACCCTCGTACTCCTTTGGCCACAAGTTGGGCGGAAAGTATGACACCTCCGGACCGGGTCCGGCGCAGTACAATGTTACGGGTATGCGAGCCAAGGGTCGGGATTATCCTCGAGCAGCCACTCTGCAGAGCAGACCCAAGGAACTAACACGCTTCTCGAATCCCGGACCTGGGGAATACGATGTGGTGCCGGCGGCCAAGGCGGTGATCGATGCCACGCCCAAATACACTTTTGGCCAACGGCCGGTCGCGTTGAAAACCTTCCAGATACCAG CTCCTGGCGCATATTGTCCAGAGAAGGTGAAGCTCAACAAGACGCCAGAGTTCAGTTTCGGCATCAAGCACCATGAACAGCGACCAGATTACACTCCAG CGCCAGGCACCTACAAGCCCGAGCAGGTTGTCCTCGAACACATTCCCGCCTACAGCTTTGGCTTGAAGACCAAACACATCCAGGTCAGCGATACTCCAG CACCCGGTGCCTACAGCCCCGAAAAGTCAAGGTTGCACTCCGCACCCGCTTACTCAATCGCCGGAAAGGCTTCGCAGGACGTGGTCGATTGCACACCTG CACCCGGAGCATACGAACCCGAGAAGTGCGTCCTGAGCAGGACGCCTGCCTTCAGCTTTGGCCACCGTGCCGAGCTGGCCAAGTCGAGTGACACGCCAGCGCCGGGCACCTACAATCCGGAGAAGGTGCGGCTGGACCACACGCCCGCATTCACCCTGTCCGGACGCCCAGAGACGAGGTCCGTGAGCGAGACTCCGGCGCCCGGTTCGTATGCCCCGGAAAAGTATCGCAACGATCGAACGCCGGCCTTCACCTTCGGCGGTAAGCACGAGCAGCGACTCGAGAGCTCCACTCCGGCACCGGGCGACTACTGTCCCGAAAAAGTGCGGCACGATCACAATCCCGCTTTCTCATTCGCCGGTCGCCACGATCTGCACAAGCCAAGCGACACACCAGCACCGGGAGCCTACGACACCGAGAAAGTCCGGCAAGATCACAATCCGGCCTTCTCCTTTGCCGGGCGCCACGATCTGCACAAACCCAGTGAAACACCCGCTCCGGGCGCCTACTCCCCGGAGAAGGTGCGACAAGATCACAATCCTGCCTTCTCGATGGCCGGGAAACACAGTCAAAAGGTGACCAGCGATAGCCCGGCTCCTGGGGACTATTGTCCCGAGAAGGTCCGCTTGGATCACACTCCCGCCTACAGTTTTGGCGTTAAGAGTGATCCTAAAGTAGAGAATAACACTCCGGCCCCGGGTGATTATCATCCCGAAAAAGTTAGGCAGGATCACAATCCCGCATATTCGTTTGCCGGTCGTCACGACCTTCAGAAACCAGACAACACTCCCGCTCCTGGAGCCTACTTCCCGGAGAAAGTGAGACTGGACCACAATCCAGCTTTCTCAATGGCCGGCAAGTATGATGCCAAGGTTACCAACGATACACCTGCTCCTGGTGATTATAGCCCCGAGAAAGTTAGGCAAGATACTAATCCAGCGTACTCCTTTGCTGGCCGCCATGATCTCCACAAGCCAAGCGAGACTCCCGCTCCAGGTGCTTACTCGCCGGAGAAAGTGAGATTAGATCACAATCCAGCTTTCACGATGGCTGGCAAGCACGATCAGAAGATTTTAAATGGCACTCCGGCACCAGGAGACTATAGTCCCGAAAAGTGCAGATTAGACCACACACCTGCTTACAGTTTTGGGGGAAAGAATGATCCTAAAGTAGAGAATAACACTCCGGCACCAGGAGATTACCATCCGGAGAAGGTGAGGTTGGACCACAATCCAGCGTACTCCTTTGCCGGTCGTCACGACCTTCAAAAGCCAAGTGATACTCCTGCTCCAGGAGCCTACTCTCCCGAGAAGGTACGTCAAGATCATAACCCAGCATTTTCAATGGCAGGCAAGCCAGTTGAAAAGCTAACTAATGGTACTCCCGCTCCCGGAGACTACAGCCCGGAGAAAGTACGCTTAAATCATACTCCAGCCTACACTTTCGGTGGCAAAAACGATCCGAAAGTAGAGAACAATACTCCCGCTCCTGGGGATTATCATCCCGAAAAGGTCAGGCAAGATCATAATCCAGCTTTCTCCTTTGCTGGTCGTCATGATCTTCACAAACCGAATGATACTCCCGCCCCTGGTGCCTATTGTCCGGAAAAGGTCCGTCAGGATCATAATCCTGCCTTCTCAATGGCGGGTAAGTACACCCAAAAGGTAGCCAACGACACTCCAGCTCCGGGCGATTACAGTCCGGAAAAGGTGCGTCTAGATCACACACCTGCCTATACTTTTGGGGGAAAGAACGATCCCAAAGTTGAGAGCAACACCCCAGCTCCAGGTGATTATCATCCCGAGAAAGTTAGGCAAGATCATAACCCAGCATTCTCTTTCGCTGGCCGTCATAATCTTCAAAAACCTAGCGACACTCCAGCACCTGGAGCCTATTCTCCTGAAAAAGTCAGACAGGATCATAATCCTGCCTTCACAATGGCCGGAAAGCATGACCCTAAGGTTTCCAATGATACTCCTGCCCCTGGCGACTACAGTCCCGAAAAGGTCCGTCTAGATTACACACCATCCTTTACCTTTGCTGGTAAAAACAATCCTAAAGTAGAAAACGATACCCCAGCTCCAGGTGACTATCATCCCGAGAAAGTTAGACAAGATCACAATCCCGCCTTCTCCTTCGCCGGTCGTCACGATCTTCATAAGCCCAGCGACACTCCTGCTCCAGGAGCATACTCACCGGAGAAGGTGAGGCAAGATCACAATCCCGCATTCTCAATGGCTGGTAAATACATTGAGAAGATTACCAATGGCACCCCAGCTCCTGGTGACTACTGTCCCGAAAAGGTTCGCTTAGATCACACTCCAGCTTTTACATTTGGGGGCAAGAATGATCCCAAGGTGGAGAACAATACACCGGCACCAGGAGATTATCACCCTGAAAAGGTTAGGCAAGATCATGTTCCCGCATTTTCCTTTGCCGGCCGTCATGATCTCCACAAGCCCAATGAGACTCCTGCCCCCGGAGCTTACTCCCCCGAGAAAGTTAGGCAGGACCATAATCCTGCTTTTACAATGGCCGGCAAGCATGATCCAAAGGTAACCCATGACACTCCAGCTCCCGGGGATTACCATCCCGAGAAAGTTAGGCTAGATCACAATCCCGCCTTCTCCTTCGCCGGTCGCCATGACCTGCATAAGCCCAGCGAAACGCCCGCACCCGGAGACTACTTCCCGGAGAAGGTCAGGCAGGACTTCAATCCGGCGTTCACCTTCGCCGGCAAACACGATCCGAGATCACTGAGTGAATCCCCCGCTCCCGGCGACTACAGCCCCGAAAAGGTGCGACTGGACCATGCACCCGCTTTCAGCTTTGGCGGCAAGCACGACCCCAAGACGGAGCACCTTCATCCCGCGCCATGCGACTACGCCCCCGAGAAAGTTCGTCTCGACCATACACCCGCCTACACCATTGCAGGTCGTCCAGCCGCCGATCACGTGAGCCAGACGCCGGCACCCTGCGATTACCATCCGGAGCAGTGCCAGGTGGACAGCACACCAGCGTTCACCTTCGGCATGCGACTGGGAAGGGAGCGCATATCCGATACGCCAG CCCCTGGTCACTATCATCCCGAGCAGTGCAAGCTGGACAGCTCGCCAGCCTATAGCTTTGGCCTGAAGACAGTGCCCACTGCATCGCTACCAG TACGCAACAATGCGGAAtgcaccaccacaaccaccaaccacaccaacaacaatgctggtagcagcaccaccacaacaaccaccaccaccacaaccacaaAGACCTTCATAAACGGAGTGGAGCAGCCGGAGCTGCAGAAGAAGGAAACCACCAAGCAGGTGAATGGCACCCACAAGGAGCTTAAGTCCGCACCACAAGCACCACTAAGCAATGGCAATATCGTTTCGAATGGCAACCACTCGAAGATGGTCAGCACAACCACCAGGATTCAGGAAGTTGCCCACGGCCAAAAGGAGAGTGGCAATCTGAAGGTGGTGGCCAGCGGTAAGTCGGATGCTAGTGCCACCAAAGCGGCGGCCGTGAGCCACCAGACAGTGGTGCAGGCAGATGGCGCCATTGTGACCAGTGGCCAATCCTCGAGGATGCAGACGGTCAAGTACGCTGTGGAGGCGAGCAGCGTGCAGGAGAAGATTATCAG CTCCTAA
- the CG8086 gene encoding uncharacterized protein, isoform L, whose translation MNKVEFKNKNKDQGPCARVRKIRPINMGGNVEQRPWTPTVRIGKIAAETTNPGPATVQLPTLIGSKVPDSKKKAAPSYSFGHKLGGKYDTSGPGPAQYNVTGMRAKGRDYPRAATLQSRPKELTRFSNPGPGEYDVVPAAKAVIDATPKYTFGQRPVALKTFQIPAPGAYCPEKVKLNKTPEFSFGIKHHEQRPDYTPAPGTYKPEQVVLEHIPAYSFGLKTKHIQVSDTPAPGAYSPEKSRLHSAPAYSIAGKASQDVVDCTPAPGAYEPEKCVLSRTPAFSFGHRAELAKSSDTPAPGTYNPEKVRLDHTPAFTLSGRPETRSVSETPAPGSYAPEKYRNDRTPAFTFGGKHEQRLESSTPAPGDYCPEKVRHDHNPAFSFAGRHDLHKPSDTPAPGAYDTEKVRQDHNPAFSFAGRHDLHKPSETPAPGAYSPEKVRQDHNPAFSMAGKHSQKVTSDSPAPGDYCPEKVRLDHTPAYSFGVKSDPKVENNTPAPGDYHPEKVRQDHNPAYSFAGRHDLQKPDNTPAPGAYFPEKVRLDHNPAFSMAGKYDAKVTNDTPAPGDYSPEKVRQDTNPAYSFAGRHDLHKPSETPAPGAYSPEKVRLDHNPAFTMAGKHDQKILNGTPAPGDYSPEKCRLDHTPAYSFGGKNDPKVENNTPAPGDYHPEKVRLDHNPAYSFAGRHDLQKPSDTPAPGAYSPEKVRQDHNPAFSMAGKPVEKLTNGTPAPGDYSPEKVRLNHTPAYTFGGKNDPKVENNTPAPGDYHPEKVRQDHNPAFSFAGRHDLHKPNDTPAPGAYCPEKVRQDHNPAFSMAGKYTQKVANDTPAPGDYSPEKVRLDHTPAYTFGGKNDPKVESNTPAPGDYHPEKVRQDHNPAFSFAGRHNLQKPSDTPAPGAYSPEKVRQDHNPAFTMAGKHDPKVSNDTPAPGDYSPEKVRLDYTPSFTFAGKNNPKVENDTPAPGDYHPEKVRQDHNPAFSFAGRHDLHKPSDTPAPGAYSPEKVRQDHNPAFSMAGKYIEKITNGTPAPGDYCPEKVRLDHTPAFTFGGKNDPKVENNTPAPGDYHPEKVRQDHVPAFSFAGRHDLHKPNETPAPGAYSPEKVRQDHNPAFTMAGKHDPKVTHDTPAPGDYHPEKVRLDHNPAFSFAGRHDLHKPSETPAPGDYFPEKVRQDFNPAFTFAGKHDPRSLSESPAPGDYSPEKVRLDHAPAFSFGGKHDPKTEHLHPAPCDYAPEKVRLDHTPAYTIAGRPAADHVSQTPAPCDYHPEQCQVDSTPAFTFGMRLGRERISDTPAPSAYEPEKHSLHSTPAYSFGTKSDIRVTTDAPAPGHYHPEQCKLDSSPAYSFGLKTVPTASLPEPRGAYIEDRIVQRRERRLASPVRNNAECTTTTTNHTNNNAGSSTTTTTTTTTTTKTFINGVEQPELQKKETTKQVNGTHKELKSAPQAPLSNGNIVSNGNHSKMVSTTTRIQEVAHGQKESGNLKVVASGKSDASATKAAAVSHQTVVQADGAIVTSGQSSRMQTVKYAVEASSVQEKIISS comes from the exons ATGAACAAG GTCGAGTTCAAAAACAAGAACAAGGATCAGGGACCCTGCGCCCGCGTGCGTAAGATTCGTCCAATTAACATGGGCGGCAACGTGGAGCAGCGTCCTTGGACTCCAACTGTTAGGATCGGCAAGATCGCCGCCGAGACCACCAATCCGGGTCCAGCCACTGTCCAACTTCCAACCTTGATAG GCAGCAAAGTTCCCGACTCCAAGAAGAAGGCCGCACCCTCGTACTCCTTTGGCCACAAGTTGGGCGGAAAGTATGACACCTCCGGACCGGGTCCGGCGCAGTACAATGTTACGGGTATGCGAGCCAAGGGTCGGGATTATCCTCGAGCAGCCACTCTGCAGAGCAGACCCAAGGAACTAACACGCTTCTCGAATCCCGGACCTGGGGAATACGATGTGGTGCCGGCGGCCAAGGCGGTGATCGATGCCACGCCCAAATACACTTTTGGCCAACGGCCGGTCGCGTTGAAAACCTTCCAGATACCAG CTCCTGGCGCATATTGTCCAGAGAAGGTGAAGCTCAACAAGACGCCAGAGTTCAGTTTCGGCATCAAGCACCATGAACAGCGACCAGATTACACTCCAG CGCCAGGCACCTACAAGCCCGAGCAGGTTGTCCTCGAACACATTCCCGCCTACAGCTTTGGCTTGAAGACCAAACACATCCAGGTCAGCGATACTCCAG CACCCGGTGCCTACAGCCCCGAAAAGTCAAGGTTGCACTCCGCACCCGCTTACTCAATCGCCGGAAAGGCTTCGCAGGACGTGGTCGATTGCACACCTG CACCCGGAGCATACGAACCCGAGAAGTGCGTCCTGAGCAGGACGCCTGCCTTCAGCTTTGGCCACCGTGCCGAGCTGGCCAAGTCGAGTGACACGCCAGCGCCGGGCACCTACAATCCGGAGAAGGTGCGGCTGGACCACACGCCCGCATTCACCCTGTCCGGACGCCCAGAGACGAGGTCCGTGAGCGAGACTCCGGCGCCCGGTTCGTATGCCCCGGAAAAGTATCGCAACGATCGAACGCCGGCCTTCACCTTCGGCGGTAAGCACGAGCAGCGACTCGAGAGCTCCACTCCGGCACCGGGCGACTACTGTCCCGAAAAAGTGCGGCACGATCACAATCCCGCTTTCTCATTCGCCGGTCGCCACGATCTGCACAAGCCAAGCGACACACCAGCACCGGGAGCCTACGACACCGAGAAAGTCCGGCAAGATCACAATCCGGCCTTCTCCTTTGCCGGGCGCCACGATCTGCACAAACCCAGTGAAACACCCGCTCCGGGCGCCTACTCCCCGGAGAAGGTGCGACAAGATCACAATCCTGCCTTCTCGATGGCCGGGAAACACAGTCAAAAGGTGACCAGCGATAGCCCGGCTCCTGGGGACTATTGTCCCGAGAAGGTCCGCTTGGATCACACTCCCGCCTACAGTTTTGGCGTTAAGAGTGATCCTAAAGTAGAGAATAACACTCCGGCCCCGGGTGATTATCATCCCGAAAAAGTTAGGCAGGATCACAATCCCGCATATTCGTTTGCCGGTCGTCACGACCTTCAGAAACCAGACAACACTCCCGCTCCTGGAGCCTACTTCCCGGAGAAAGTGAGACTGGACCACAATCCAGCTTTCTCAATGGCCGGCAAGTATGATGCCAAGGTTACCAACGATACACCTGCTCCTGGTGATTATAGCCCCGAGAAAGTTAGGCAAGATACTAATCCAGCGTACTCCTTTGCTGGCCGCCATGATCTCCACAAGCCAAGCGAGACTCCCGCTCCAGGTGCTTACTCGCCGGAGAAAGTGAGATTAGATCACAATCCAGCTTTCACGATGGCTGGCAAGCACGATCAGAAGATTTTAAATGGCACTCCGGCACCAGGAGACTATAGTCCCGAAAAGTGCAGATTAGACCACACACCTGCTTACAGTTTTGGGGGAAAGAATGATCCTAAAGTAGAGAATAACACTCCGGCACCAGGAGATTACCATCCGGAGAAGGTGAGGTTGGACCACAATCCAGCGTACTCCTTTGCCGGTCGTCACGACCTTCAAAAGCCAAGTGATACTCCTGCTCCAGGAGCCTACTCTCCCGAGAAGGTACGTCAAGATCATAACCCAGCATTTTCAATGGCAGGCAAGCCAGTTGAAAAGCTAACTAATGGTACTCCCGCTCCCGGAGACTACAGCCCGGAGAAAGTACGCTTAAATCATACTCCAGCCTACACTTTCGGTGGCAAAAACGATCCGAAAGTAGAGAACAATACTCCCGCTCCTGGGGATTATCATCCCGAAAAGGTCAGGCAAGATCATAATCCAGCTTTCTCCTTTGCTGGTCGTCATGATCTTCACAAACCGAATGATACTCCCGCCCCTGGTGCCTATTGTCCGGAAAAGGTCCGTCAGGATCATAATCCTGCCTTCTCAATGGCGGGTAAGTACACCCAAAAGGTAGCCAACGACACTCCAGCTCCGGGCGATTACAGTCCGGAAAAGGTGCGTCTAGATCACACACCTGCCTATACTTTTGGGGGAAAGAACGATCCCAAAGTTGAGAGCAACACCCCAGCTCCAGGTGATTATCATCCCGAGAAAGTTAGGCAAGATCATAACCCAGCATTCTCTTTCGCTGGCCGTCATAATCTTCAAAAACCTAGCGACACTCCAGCACCTGGAGCCTATTCTCCTGAAAAAGTCAGACAGGATCATAATCCTGCCTTCACAATGGCCGGAAAGCATGACCCTAAGGTTTCCAATGATACTCCTGCCCCTGGCGACTACAGTCCCGAAAAGGTCCGTCTAGATTACACACCATCCTTTACCTTTGCTGGTAAAAACAATCCTAAAGTAGAAAACGATACCCCAGCTCCAGGTGACTATCATCCCGAGAAAGTTAGACAAGATCACAATCCCGCCTTCTCCTTCGCCGGTCGTCACGATCTTCATAAGCCCAGCGACACTCCTGCTCCAGGAGCATACTCACCGGAGAAGGTGAGGCAAGATCACAATCCCGCATTCTCAATGGCTGGTAAATACATTGAGAAGATTACCAATGGCACCCCAGCTCCTGGTGACTACTGTCCCGAAAAGGTTCGCTTAGATCACACTCCAGCTTTTACATTTGGGGGCAAGAATGATCCCAAGGTGGAGAACAATACACCGGCACCAGGAGATTATCACCCTGAAAAGGTTAGGCAAGATCATGTTCCCGCATTTTCCTTTGCCGGCCGTCATGATCTCCACAAGCCCAATGAGACTCCTGCCCCCGGAGCTTACTCCCCCGAGAAAGTTAGGCAGGACCATAATCCTGCTTTTACAATGGCCGGCAAGCATGATCCAAAGGTAACCCATGACACTCCAGCTCCCGGGGATTACCATCCCGAGAAAGTTAGGCTAGATCACAATCCCGCCTTCTCCTTCGCCGGTCGCCATGACCTGCATAAGCCCAGCGAAACGCCCGCACCCGGAGACTACTTCCCGGAGAAGGTCAGGCAGGACTTCAATCCGGCGTTCACCTTCGCCGGCAAACACGATCCGAGATCACTGAGTGAATCCCCCGCTCCCGGCGACTACAGCCCCGAAAAGGTGCGACTGGACCATGCACCCGCTTTCAGCTTTGGCGGCAAGCACGACCCCAAGACGGAGCACCTTCATCCCGCGCCATGCGACTACGCCCCCGAGAAAGTTCGTCTCGACCATACACCCGCCTACACCATTGCAGGTCGTCCAGCCGCCGATCACGTGAGCCAGACGCCGGCACCCTGCGATTACCATCCGGAGCAGTGCCAGGTGGACAGCACACCAGCGTTCACCTTCGGCATGCGACTGGGAAGGGAGCGCATATCCGATACGCCAG CACCCTCCGCCTATGAGCCGGAGAAGCACTCACTACACTCCACACCCGCCTACAGCTTTGGTACCAAGTCCGATATCCGCGTGACCACCGATGCTCCAG CCCCTGGTCACTATCATCCCGAGCAGTGCAAGCTGGACAGCTCGCCAGCCTATAGCTTTGGCCTGAAGACAGTGCCCACTGCATCGCTACCAG AACCCAGAGGCGCGTACATAGAAGATCGCATTGTCCAGAGACGAGAACGCCGTCTGGCCAGTCCCG TACGCAACAATGCGGAAtgcaccaccacaaccaccaaccacaccaacaacaatgctggtagcagcaccaccacaacaaccaccaccaccacaaccacaaAGACCTTCATAAACGGAGTGGAGCAGCCGGAGCTGCAGAAGAAGGAAACCACCAAGCAGGTGAATGGCACCCACAAGGAGCTTAAGTCCGCACCACAAGCACCACTAAGCAATGGCAATATCGTTTCGAATGGCAACCACTCGAAGATGGTCAGCACAACCACCAGGATTCAGGAAGTTGCCCACGGCCAAAAGGAGAGTGGCAATCTGAAGGTGGTGGCCAGCGGTAAGTCGGATGCTAGTGCCACCAAAGCGGCGGCCGTGAGCCACCAGACAGTGGTGCAGGCAGATGGCGCCATTGTGACCAGTGGCCAATCCTCGAGGATGCAGACGGTCAAGTACGCTGTGGAGGCGAGCAGCGTGCAGGAGAAGATTATCAG CTCCTAA